In Kushneria marisflavi, the following are encoded in one genomic region:
- a CDS encoding Tim44 domain-containing protein — MRHLLITLLIGLMSFGLAVEHADAKRFGGGKSFGSYSRSASPSSSQATTPPRQAQQGTRAAGGGMSRFMGPLAGIMAGGLLASLFFGGAFDGIRFMDILLIALLGFIAWKVLAARRRATNTGAHDAHQQPQQRQAHDFGGTSSGTAGAMGGAAMASEPAWFSREQFLSGAKEHFMNLQRAWDNNDFEKIQEFVTPELYNLLRKERAEQSANNQTEIVRLFAELGDVREYGQQAEATVLFHGIMKEDGQENEFNETWHLIREVRDQAPWYIQGIEQNNV, encoded by the coding sequence ATGCGTCATCTATTGATTACCCTGCTCATCGGTCTGATGAGCTTTGGCCTGGCGGTCGAGCACGCCGACGCCAAGCGTTTCGGCGGCGGCAAGAGCTTTGGCAGCTACTCGCGCTCGGCCAGCCCAAGCAGCAGTCAGGCCACGACACCGCCACGGCAGGCCCAGCAGGGCACTCGTGCCGCCGGTGGTGGCATGTCGCGCTTCATGGGCCCGCTGGCAGGCATCATGGCCGGCGGCCTTCTGGCCTCGCTGTTTTTCGGCGGCGCCTTCGACGGTATCCGCTTCATGGATATCCTGCTGATCGCGCTTTTGGGCTTTATTGCCTGGAAGGTGCTGGCCGCACGGCGTCGAGCCACCAATACCGGTGCCCACGACGCGCATCAACAGCCTCAGCAGCGTCAGGCGCACGATTTTGGTGGCACCTCCAGCGGCACGGCTGGTGCCATGGGCGGTGCGGCCATGGCCAGCGAGCCTGCCTGGTTTAGTCGCGAGCAGTTTCTGTCCGGTGCCAAGGAGCACTTCATGAACCTGCAACGCGCCTGGGACAACAACGACTTTGAAAAGATTCAGGAGTTTGTCACGCCTGAACTCTATAACCTGCTGCGCAAGGAGCGTGCCGAGCAGAGCGCCAATAACCAGACCGAGATCGTGCGTCTGTTTGCTGAGCTTGGCGATGTACGCGAATACGGTCAGCAGGCCGAGGCTACAGTGTTGTTCCACGGCATCATGAAAGAGGATGGCCAGGAAAACGAATTCAACGAAACCTGGCATTTGATTCGTGAAGTCCGCGACCAGGCGCCCTGGTATATTCAGGGCATCGAACAGAACAACGTCTGA
- the yaaA gene encoding peroxide stress protein YaaA, protein MLSVLSPAKTLDFETPSNVTIASQPDYLDQSRQLIDILRDYSPQALSKLMGISDKLAGLNVARFEQWQTPFDQDNAKQAILAFQGDVYTGLEASGWHEDDLEWAQSHLRILSGLYGMLRPLDLMQPYRLEMGTKLENPAGRDLYAFWRERLTQDLDQAVRESGGDRVLINLASNEYFGAIDRRRLGSDVITPVFKDAKNGQYKVISFYAKKARGMMSAWMVQQRLEKRDDLKAFDGGGYRFNAELSDQRSWVFTRETPQA, encoded by the coding sequence ATGCTGAGCGTGCTGTCCCCAGCCAAGACGCTGGATTTTGAAACGCCGTCCAACGTGACGATTGCCTCGCAACCGGATTATCTGGACCAGAGCCGGCAGTTGATCGACATTCTGCGCGACTATTCGCCGCAGGCGCTGTCGAAGTTAATGGGCATCAGCGACAAGCTGGCCGGGCTCAACGTGGCCCGCTTCGAGCAGTGGCAGACACCGTTTGATCAGGACAACGCCAAACAGGCGATCCTGGCCTTTCAGGGCGACGTCTATACGGGCCTTGAGGCCTCAGGGTGGCATGAGGATGACCTTGAATGGGCGCAGTCGCACCTGCGGATTCTGTCAGGGCTCTACGGCATGCTCAGGCCGCTGGATCTGATGCAGCCCTATCGTCTGGAAATGGGGACGAAACTTGAAAACCCGGCCGGACGCGACCTTTACGCGTTCTGGCGCGAGCGACTGACACAGGATCTCGATCAGGCCGTGCGCGAGAGCGGCGGTGATCGGGTACTGATCAACCTGGCCTCCAACGAATATTTTGGCGCCATTGATCGCAGGCGTCTTGGCAGTGATGTCATCACGCCGGTGTTCAAGGATGCTAAAAACGGGCAGTACAAGGTCATCAGTTTTTATGCCAAGAAGGCGCGCGGCATGATGAGCGCCTGGATGGTGCAGCAAAGACTTGAAAAGCGTGATGATCTGAAAGCCTTTGACGGGGGCGGCTACCGGTTCAACGCGGAGCTTTCGGATCAGCGCAGCTGGGTATTTACCCGCGAGACGCCGCAAGCGTAA
- a CDS encoding NADP(H)-dependent aldo-keto reductase — protein sequence MERRPLGDSGITVSRLCLGTMTFGEQNSEAQAHEQLDRAMAAGIDFIDTAEMYPVPPGGETQGRTEAYIGSWLKARGRRDDIVLASKVAGAGRGMEHLRGGPKLSRTQIHQALDDSLKRLNTDYLDLYQLHWPDRPANYFGQLDYHHEEAPDATPLEETLSALKEAVDAGKIRTIGLSNETPWGTMTCLRLAETMNLPRVVSIQNPYNLLNRSYEIGMAEISHRENVGLLAYSPLAFGVLSGKYLGGVRPDGARLTLFDRFQRYNSTLAEEATWAYVDIARRFDLSPAQMALAWVNTRPFLTSNIIGATTLEQLDHNIASEGMTLSDEVIEAIEGVHKRLPNPCP from the coding sequence ATGGAAAGACGTCCTCTCGGTGACAGTGGTATTACGGTCAGCCGGCTTTGTCTTGGCACCATGACCTTTGGCGAGCAAAACAGTGAGGCCCAGGCCCACGAGCAGCTCGATCGCGCGATGGCCGCCGGCATCGACTTTATCGATACCGCCGAAATGTACCCGGTCCCGCCGGGTGGCGAGACCCAGGGCCGCACCGAGGCCTACATCGGCAGCTGGCTGAAGGCACGCGGCCGGCGTGACGATATCGTGCTGGCCAGCAAGGTGGCCGGTGCCGGGCGTGGCATGGAGCATTTGCGTGGCGGGCCGAAACTGTCACGCACGCAGATCCATCAGGCGCTCGATGACAGCCTCAAGCGCCTGAATACCGACTATCTCGACCTTTATCAGTTGCACTGGCCGGACCGCCCCGCCAACTACTTCGGCCAGCTGGATTATCACCACGAAGAGGCACCGGACGCGACACCGCTGGAAGAGACCCTATCGGCGCTCAAGGAAGCCGTGGACGCCGGCAAGATCCGCACCATCGGCCTTTCCAACGAAACGCCATGGGGCACGATGACCTGCCTGCGCCTGGCCGAGACCATGAATCTGCCGCGTGTGGTATCGATCCAGAACCCCTACAACCTGCTTAACCGCAGCTACGAGATCGGCATGGCCGAGATCAGTCATCGTGAAAATGTCGGGCTGCTGGCCTATTCGCCGCTGGCCTTTGGGGTGCTGTCCGGCAAGTACCTGGGCGGCGTCAGGCCGGACGGGGCGCGGCTGACCCTGTTTGATCGCTTCCAGCGCTATAACTCGACGCTGGCCGAGGAAGCCACCTGGGCCTATGTCGATATTGCCCGACGCTTTGATCTCAGCCCGGCCCAGATGGCGCTGGCATGGGTCAACACGCGCCCCTTCCTGACCAGCAACATCATAGGGGCCACTACGCTCGAGCAGCTCGATCACAACATCGCAAGCGAAGGCATGACGCTTTCCGATGAGGTTATCGAGGCCATCGAAGGCGTCCACAAGCGTCTGCCCAACCCCTGCCCCTGA
- a CDS encoding tetratricopeptide repeat protein yields the protein MLRSAQVFTQLEYRLASRLMQAPWLEGSAHKRRLTLHLFRRCANAGHVDALSTYGVMLFRRGQSARDKARGVRCVVQAAEAGHPEAQYQVGHIYEHGCTQIARRVDRAVTWYARAAEAGHAGAAQRLSRAFDHGELGLPVDPERSRHWRLVDDASTGVRQMTSISASAPALQ from the coding sequence ATGCTGCGGTCTGCTCAAGTATTCACACAGCTTGAATATCGTCTGGCATCGCGTTTGATGCAGGCCCCATGGCTGGAAGGCTCTGCGCACAAGCGTCGTTTGACCCTTCATCTGTTTCGTCGCTGTGCCAATGCCGGTCATGTGGATGCACTCTCCACCTATGGGGTGATGCTGTTTCGCCGTGGCCAGTCGGCACGCGACAAGGCCCGGGGCGTGCGCTGCGTCGTTCAGGCCGCCGAGGCCGGTCATCCCGAAGCGCAGTACCAGGTCGGTCATATCTATGAGCATGGCTGCACCCAGATCGCGCGTCGTGTGGATCGAGCAGTGACCTGGTATGCCCGTGCGGCCGAAGCCGGCCATGCCGGTGCTGCGCAGCGCCTGTCCCGCGCCTTTGATCATGGTGAGCTCGGACTGCCGGTCGACCCCGAACGCTCGCGCCACTGGCGTCTGGTAGACGATGCGTCTACGGGTGTACGGCAGATGACCTCGATCTCTGCGAGCGCGCCTGCCCTGCAGTAA
- a CDS encoding NAD(P)H-quinone oxidoreductase: MYAIAVKDSHLQWCEHKDLPSPGGSEILIDVAWAGMNRADVLQRDGGYPPPQGASEILGLEVSGVVTSVGPSVERFRVGDQVCALLAGGGYAEQVLVNEAQALRIPEGMTLRDAAALPEVFATAWLNLYMEADLREGERVLLHAGASGVGTAAIQLCRAFNNPCFVTVGSQDKIEACKSLGAEAGWNRHDGSFVEAVQNWGGVDVVLDPVAGEYIEWNQQVLNLDGRIILIGFMGGRETQVDLGRMLMKRQRLIGSTLRSRSPAGKGSVMDALHAHVWPLLETGRVKPLVDRTFSIQEADEAMRYLEENTSTGKVLMGVSGA; encoded by the coding sequence ATGTACGCCATCGCCGTCAAGGATTCGCACCTTCAGTGGTGTGAGCACAAGGACCTGCCCTCTCCGGGCGGCAGCGAAATTCTGATCGATGTGGCTTGGGCAGGCATGAATCGCGCTGACGTGCTTCAGCGTGACGGTGGCTATCCACCGCCTCAGGGAGCGTCCGAGATTCTCGGTCTGGAAGTCAGTGGCGTGGTCACAAGCGTCGGTCCTTCCGTCGAGCGCTTTCGAGTGGGCGATCAGGTCTGTGCGCTTCTCGCCGGTGGCGGCTACGCCGAGCAGGTTCTCGTCAATGAAGCCCAGGCGCTGCGCATTCCTGAAGGCATGACCCTGCGCGATGCCGCCGCCCTGCCCGAGGTATTTGCTACCGCCTGGCTTAACCTCTACATGGAAGCTGATCTGCGCGAAGGCGAACGGGTACTGCTGCATGCCGGCGCCAGTGGCGTTGGCACCGCCGCCATTCAGCTCTGTCGTGCCTTCAACAACCCATGCTTTGTGACCGTTGGCAGTCAGGACAAGATCGAGGCCTGCAAGTCGCTGGGCGCCGAAGCCGGCTGGAATCGCCACGACGGCAGCTTTGTTGAAGCCGTCCAGAACTGGGGCGGCGTCGATGTGGTGCTGGACCCGGTCGCCGGCGAATATATCGAATGGAACCAGCAGGTGCTCAACCTCGATGGCCGCATCATTTTGATCGGCTTCATGGGTGGTCGGGAGACCCAGGTGGATCTGGGCCGCATGCTGATGAAACGCCAGCGCCTGATCGGCTCGACCCTGCGCTCGCGCTCACCGGCGGGCAAGGGCAGCGTCATGGACGCCCTGCACGCCCATGTCTGGCCGCTGCTGGAGACCGGCCGGGTCAAGCCGCTGGTCGATCGCACTTTCTCCATTCAGGAAGCTGATGAAGCCATGCGCTACCTGGAAGAGAACACCAGTACCGGAAAGGTACTGATGGGCGTTTCCGGCGCCTGA
- a CDS encoding LOG family protein, with protein MNSHTRPYEGLSVCVYMGSRSGHAPHWQQLAEAVGTGIAQRGWRLVYGGGRTGLMGACASAALAAGGEVVGVIPDHLVDREVAHTGLTELIRVPDMHTRKAQMAAHSDAFVTLPGGIGTFEEFFEIWTWRYLGLHGKPIGLLNHEHFFDPLLQFLDNTVETGFLNADTRATLISASTSNDLLDALFD; from the coding sequence ATGAACAGCCATACCCGGCCTTATGAAGGCCTCAGCGTCTGCGTTTACATGGGCTCTCGCAGTGGCCACGCACCGCACTGGCAACAGCTGGCCGAAGCCGTGGGCACAGGCATCGCCCAGCGGGGCTGGCGTCTGGTGTACGGAGGCGGGCGCACCGGCCTGATGGGCGCCTGTGCCAGCGCCGCTCTGGCGGCAGGAGGCGAGGTTGTCGGCGTCATTCCGGACCATCTTGTCGATCGTGAAGTGGCCCACACGGGACTGACCGAGCTGATCAGGGTGCCGGACATGCATACCCGCAAGGCCCAGATGGCGGCCCACAGCGATGCCTTCGTTACGCTGCCGGGGGGCATCGGTACCTTCGAGGAATTTTTCGAGATCTGGACCTGGCGCTATCTGGGCCTGCATGGCAAACCCATCGGGCTGCTCAATCATGAGCACTTCTTTGATCCCCTGCTACAGTTTCTGGATAACACGGTCGAGACAGGCTTTCTCAACGCCGATACGCGCGCCACGCTGATCAGCGCCAGCACGTCGAATGATCTGCTGGATGCCCTGTTCGACTAA
- a CDS encoding DUF501 domain-containing protein, which translates to MIIRTDHAPSDAQLDIITQQLGRTPRGLQAVSAEDSHGTPLALRVAPLVEGKPFPTLYWLCSRELTVALSHLEADGVIKRLEAHLKDNEALREAYRQSHEAYVQKRWSWISEQERAEIERLGFTKALTERGVGGITNWQQVRCLHTQYAHHISDHNAIGAWIDEHYPQVAASVD; encoded by the coding sequence ATGATCATTCGTACCGACCACGCCCCCAGTGACGCCCAGCTCGATATCATCACACAGCAGCTGGGCCGCACACCGCGCGGCCTGCAGGCTGTCAGCGCCGAAGACAGCCACGGCACGCCGCTGGCCCTGCGCGTCGCCCCGCTGGTGGAAGGCAAACCCTTCCCGACGCTTTACTGGCTCTGCAGTCGCGAGCTGACCGTGGCCCTGTCGCACCTTGAAGCCGATGGTGTGATCAAGCGTCTCGAGGCACATCTCAAGGACAACGAGGCGCTGCGTGAGGCCTACCGTCAGAGCCATGAAGCCTACGTGCAAAAGCGCTGGTCATGGATAAGCGAGCAGGAGCGTGCCGAGATCGAGCGACTGGGCTTTACGAAAGCCCTGACCGAACGTGGTGTCGGCGGCATTACCAACTGGCAGCAGGTCCGCTGTCTGCATACGCAGTATGCCCATCACATCAGTGACCATAACGCCATCGGCGCCTGGATCGATGAGCACTATCCGCAGGTTGCCGCAAGCGTTGATTAA